One genomic segment of Mus pahari chromosome 4, PAHARI_EIJ_v1.1, whole genome shotgun sequence includes these proteins:
- the Prpf3 gene encoding U4/U6 small nuclear ribonucleoprotein Prp3 isoform X2 has protein sequence MLTKLQIKQMMEAATRQIEERKKQLSFISPPAPQPKTPSSQPERLPIGNTIQPSQAATFMNDAIEKARKAAELQARIQAQLALKPGLIGNANMVGLANLHAMGIAPPKVELKDQTKPTPLILDEQGRTVDATGKEVELTHRMPTLKANIRAVKREQFKQQLKEKPSEDMESNTFFDPRVSIAPSQRQRRTFKFHDKGKFEKIAQRLRTKAQLEKLQAEISQAARKTGIHTSTRLALIAPKKELKEGDIPEIEWWDSYIIPNGFDLTEENPKREDYFGITNLVEHPAQLNPPVDNDTPVTLGVYLTKKEQKKLRRQTRREAQKELQEKVRLGLTPPPEPKVRISNLMRVLGTEAVQDPTKVEAHVRAQMAKRQKAHEEANAARKLTAEQRKVKKIKKLKEDISQGVHISVYRVRNLSNPAKKFKIEANAGQLYLTGVVVLHKDVNVVVVEGGPKAQKKFKRLMLHRIKWDEQTSNTKGDDDEESDEEAVKKTNKCVLVWEGTAKDRSFGEMKFKQCPTENMAREHFKKHGAEHYWDLALSESVLESTD, from the exons ATGCTAACGAAGCTCCAG ATCAAACAGATGATGGAGGCAGCAACACGACAAATCGAGGAACGGAAAAAACAGCTGAGCTTCATCAGCCCCCCTGCACCTCAG CCAAAGACACCTTCTTCCCAACCAGAGCGACTTCCCATTGGCAACACTATTCAGCCCTCCCAGGCCGCTACCTTTATGAACGATGCCATTGAGAAGGCAAGGAAAGCCGCTGAACTGCAGGCCCGAATCCAGGCCCAGCTGGCGTTGAAGCCAGGGCTTATTGGCAATGCCAACATGGTGGGCCTAGCTAATCTCCATGCCATGGGCATAGCTCCACC gaaAGTAGAGTTAAAAGATCAGACTAAGCCTACCCCATTGATCCTGGATGAGCAAGGCCGCACTGTGGATGCCACAGGCAAGGAGGTGGAGCTCACACATCGCATGCCCACCCTGAAGGCAAACATTCGGGCTGTGAAGAGGGAACAGTTCAAGCAGCAACTAAAAGAAAAGCCATCAGAAGACATGGAGTCTAATACCTTTTTTGACCCCCGAGTCTCAATTGCCCCTTCCCAGCGCCAAAGACGCACTTTTAAATTCCATGACAAGGGCAAATTTGAGAAGATTGCTCAACGATTGCGGACAAAG GCTCAATTGGAGAAGCTGCAAGCAGAGATTTCACAGGCTGCTAGAAAAACAGGCATTCATACTTCAACTAGACTTGCCCTCATTGCTCCCAAAAAGGAGCTAAAGGAAGGCGATATCCCTGAGATTGAGTGGTGGGACTCCTACATCATACCCAACGGCTTTGACCT TACAGAGGAAAATCCCAAGAGAGAAGATTATTTTGGAATCACAAATCTTGTTGAACATCCAGCCCAACTTAATCCTCCAG ttGACAATGATACACCAGTTACCCTTGGGGTGTATCTTACAAAGAAGGAGCAGAAGAAACTTCGGAGGCAAACAAGAAGGGAGGCACAGAAGGAGCTACAAGAGAAGGTCAGGCTAGGCCTGACCCCTCCTCCAGAGCCCAAAG TGAGAATCTCAAATTTAATGCGAGTATTAGGAACAGAAGCAGTTCAAGACCCTACGAAAGTAGAAGCCCATGTCAGAGCTCAGATGGCAAAGAGACAGAA AGCGCATGAAGAGGCCAACGCAGCCCGAAAACTTACAGCAGAACAGAGAAAggtcaagaaaattaaaaagcttaaAGAAGACATTTCCCAGGGGGTGCACATATCTGTGTATAG AGTTCGAAATTTGAGCAACCCAGCCAAGAAGTTCAAGATTGAGGCCAATGCTGGGCAGCTGTACCTGACCGGGGTGGTGGTGCTGCACAAAGATGTCAACGTGGTGGTAGTGGAAGGGG GCCCCAAAGCCCAGAAGAAATTTAAGCGTCTCATGCTACATCGGATAAAGTGGGATGAGCAGACATCTAACACGAAGGGAGATG aTGATGAGGAATCTGATGAAGAAGCTGTGAAGAAAACTAACAAATGTGTACTAGTATGGGAG GGTACAGCCAAAGACCGGAGCTTTGGAGAGATGAAGTTTAAACAGTGCCCTACAGAGAACATGGCTCGTGAACATTTCAAAAAGCATGGGGCTGAACACTACTGGGACCTTGCACTGAGTGAATCTGTGTTGGAGTCCACCGACTGA
- the Prpf3 gene encoding U4/U6 small nuclear ribonucleoprotein Prp3 isoform X1, which produces MALSKRELDELKPWIEKTVKRVLGFSEPTVVTAALNCVGKGMDKKKAADHLKPFLDDSTLRFVDKLFEAVEEGRSSRHSKSSSDRSRKRELKEVFGDDSEISKESSGVKKRRIPRFEEVEEEPEVIPGPPSESPGMLTKLQIKQMMEAATRQIEERKKQLSFISPPAPQPKTPSSQPERLPIGNTIQPSQAATFMNDAIEKARKAAELQARIQAQLALKPGLIGNANMVGLANLHAMGIAPPKVELKDQTKPTPLILDEQGRTVDATGKEVELTHRMPTLKANIRAVKREQFKQQLKEKPSEDMESNTFFDPRVSIAPSQRQRRTFKFHDKGKFEKIAQRLRTKAQLEKLQAEISQAARKTGIHTSTRLALIAPKKELKEGDIPEIEWWDSYIIPNGFDLTEENPKREDYFGITNLVEHPAQLNPPVDNDTPVTLGVYLTKKEQKKLRRQTRREAQKELQEKVRLGLTPPPEPKVRISNLMRVLGTEAVQDPTKVEAHVRAQMAKRQKAHEEANAARKLTAEQRKVKKIKKLKEDISQGVHISVYRVRNLSNPAKKFKIEANAGQLYLTGVVVLHKDVNVVVVEGGPKAQKKFKRLMLHRIKWDEQTSNTKGDDDEESDEEAVKKTNKCVLVWEGTAKDRSFGEMKFKQCPTENMAREHFKKHGAEHYWDLALSESVLESTD; this is translated from the exons ATGGCGCTGTCTAAGCGGGAGCTGGATGAGCTGAAACCATGGATAGAGAAGACAGTGAAGAGAGTGCTGGGTTTCTCGGAGCCCACGGTGGTCACAGCAGCGTTGAACTGTGTGGGGAAAGGCATGGACAAAAAGAAGGCGGCTG ATCACCTGAAACCTTTTCTTGATGATTCCACTCTCCGATTTGTGGATAAGCTGTTTGAAGCTGTGGAGGAAGGCCGAAGCTCAAGGCATTCCAAGTCTAGCAGTGACAGAAGCAGAAAGCGAGAGTTAAAG GAGGTGTTTGGTGATGACTCTGAGATCTCAAAGGAATCATCGGGGGTGAAGAAGCGGCGAATACCCCGTTTTGAGGAGGTAGAAGAGGAGCCAGAGGTGATCCCTGGGCCTCCGTCAGAAAGCCCTGGCATGCTAACGAAGCTCCAG ATCAAACAGATGATGGAGGCAGCAACACGACAAATCGAGGAACGGAAAAAACAGCTGAGCTTCATCAGCCCCCCTGCACCTCAG CCAAAGACACCTTCTTCCCAACCAGAGCGACTTCCCATTGGCAACACTATTCAGCCCTCCCAGGCCGCTACCTTTATGAACGATGCCATTGAGAAGGCAAGGAAAGCCGCTGAACTGCAGGCCCGAATCCAGGCCCAGCTGGCGTTGAAGCCAGGGCTTATTGGCAATGCCAACATGGTGGGCCTAGCTAATCTCCATGCCATGGGCATAGCTCCACC gaaAGTAGAGTTAAAAGATCAGACTAAGCCTACCCCATTGATCCTGGATGAGCAAGGCCGCACTGTGGATGCCACAGGCAAGGAGGTGGAGCTCACACATCGCATGCCCACCCTGAAGGCAAACATTCGGGCTGTGAAGAGGGAACAGTTCAAGCAGCAACTAAAAGAAAAGCCATCAGAAGACATGGAGTCTAATACCTTTTTTGACCCCCGAGTCTCAATTGCCCCTTCCCAGCGCCAAAGACGCACTTTTAAATTCCATGACAAGGGCAAATTTGAGAAGATTGCTCAACGATTGCGGACAAAG GCTCAATTGGAGAAGCTGCAAGCAGAGATTTCACAGGCTGCTAGAAAAACAGGCATTCATACTTCAACTAGACTTGCCCTCATTGCTCCCAAAAAGGAGCTAAAGGAAGGCGATATCCCTGAGATTGAGTGGTGGGACTCCTACATCATACCCAACGGCTTTGACCT TACAGAGGAAAATCCCAAGAGAGAAGATTATTTTGGAATCACAAATCTTGTTGAACATCCAGCCCAACTTAATCCTCCAG ttGACAATGATACACCAGTTACCCTTGGGGTGTATCTTACAAAGAAGGAGCAGAAGAAACTTCGGAGGCAAACAAGAAGGGAGGCACAGAAGGAGCTACAAGAGAAGGTCAGGCTAGGCCTGACCCCTCCTCCAGAGCCCAAAG TGAGAATCTCAAATTTAATGCGAGTATTAGGAACAGAAGCAGTTCAAGACCCTACGAAAGTAGAAGCCCATGTCAGAGCTCAGATGGCAAAGAGACAGAA AGCGCATGAAGAGGCCAACGCAGCCCGAAAACTTACAGCAGAACAGAGAAAggtcaagaaaattaaaaagcttaaAGAAGACATTTCCCAGGGGGTGCACATATCTGTGTATAG AGTTCGAAATTTGAGCAACCCAGCCAAGAAGTTCAAGATTGAGGCCAATGCTGGGCAGCTGTACCTGACCGGGGTGGTGGTGCTGCACAAAGATGTCAACGTGGTGGTAGTGGAAGGGG GCCCCAAAGCCCAGAAGAAATTTAAGCGTCTCATGCTACATCGGATAAAGTGGGATGAGCAGACATCTAACACGAAGGGAGATG aTGATGAGGAATCTGATGAAGAAGCTGTGAAGAAAACTAACAAATGTGTACTAGTATGGGAG GGTACAGCCAAAGACCGGAGCTTTGGAGAGATGAAGTTTAAACAGTGCCCTACAGAGAACATGGCTCGTGAACATTTCAAAAAGCATGGGGCTGAACACTACTGGGACCTTGCACTGAGTGAATCTGTGTTGGAGTCCACCGACTGA